The Acropora palmata chromosome 10, jaAcrPala1.3, whole genome shotgun sequence genome contains a region encoding:
- the LOC141894190 gene encoding uncharacterized protein LOC141894190 has translation MLQQRFGQPHIVAKGCVDALVDGPNISSNDEPGLRKFADRARTLYETLRSMNALPEMNMTNLAKMSGKLPIALQLKWRDEALRIRERRGFSNLKDLVDFIERRAEAANDPVFGRLGETSKFGRKYPRGGRQTLPPIPRGAVDSKVMTMATQVGLSGSENPPISNKHPNPTTQKSVGGKCYSCGSAHRIERCPDFISKSVRERIILARYKGLCLNCLRKGHFATQCQSSFRCKQCQQLHHSLLHKTTEDREGAGVNLQGNSDPKEQANVNATTTEPIAPIERTSHTYSMTSRTKVALQVVPVKIMNNDGHSVTTYALLDTGSEETFLSKTISNRLGLEVKNCSTLTVCTLSGESSVKVGQANGQVKAVDNHEDRTLTIENVKVIDNLTITTTRARDLSQWPHLKDLKIPDVEDNQVTMLIGANVP, from the coding sequence ATGCTGCAGCAACGTTTCGGACAACCACACATAGTAGCAAAGGGGTGTGTCGATGCGTTGGTTGATGGACCAAACATATCAAGCAATGATGAACCAGGATTGCGAAAGTTTGCCGACCGGGCAAGGACATTGTATGAGACTTTAAGGTCAATGAATGCTCTCCCTGAAATGAACATGacaaatttggcaaaaatgtCAGGAAAGTTGCCCATTGCACTGCAACTGAAGTGGAGAGATGAAGCTCTTCGAATAAGGGAAAGAAGAGGATTCTCGAACCTCAAGGATCTAGTGGATTTCATTGAGCGGCGAGCTGAGGCAGCTAATGACCCTGTGTTTGGAAGGTTGGGTGAGACGAGCAAGTTTGGAAGAAAATACCCAAGAGGTGGCCGTCAAACATTGCCTCCTATCCCGAGAGGAGCAGTTGATTCAAAGGTAATGACAATGGCAACACAAGTTGGACTCAGTGGGAGTGAGAATCCACCTATCTCAAATAAGCATCCGAACCCTACAACGCAGAAAAGTGTTGGTGGAAAATGCTACAGTTGCGGCTCTGCGCACAGGATAGAACGTTGTCCTGATTTCATCAGCAAATCTGTTAGAGAGAGAATAATCCTGGCAAGGTACAAGGGACTTTGTTTGAACTGTTTACGTAAGGGACATTTTGCTACTCAATGCCAGTCATCATTTAGATGCAAACAGTGTCAGCAACTTCACCATTCCTTGCTGCACAAAACAACAGAAGACAGAGAGGGTGCAGGTGTGAATCTTCAGGGAAATTCAGATCCAAAAGAGCAGGCTAATGTCAATGCCACCACTACAGAACCTATTGCACCTATTGAAAGAACCAGCCACACATATTCCATGACATCACGAACTAAAGTTGCATTGCAAGTTGTTCCGGTTAAGATAATGAACAATGATGGACACTCTGTCACTACATATGCTTTGCTTGACACTGGAAGTGAAGAGACATTCCTCTCAAAGACAATTTCTAATAGACTTGGGTTAGAAGTAAAGAACTGTAGTACTTTGACAGTATGTACATTGTCGGGCGAGTCTTCCGTAAAGGTCGGCCAAGCCAACGGGCAAGTGAAAGCTGTTGATAACCACGAGGATCGTACCCTTACTATTGAAAATGTAAAGGTCATAGACAATCTTACCATCACAACAACAAGGGCAAGGGACTTGTCGCAATGGCCCCATTTAAAGGACCTTAAGATTCCGGACGTTGAGGACAATCAGGTGACAATGCTGATTGGTGCAAATGTTCCTTAA
- the LOC141894191 gene encoding uncharacterized protein LOC141894191 — protein MRQFLRLDDIDMNRSSKKAMSVEDQEALKRMENSVQIVDGHYEIGMLWKSVTPWLPNNKQMAEARLQAIKRKLQRDETFHRKYREFMEKLIERGYARKLTEDEAARRSRRTWYLPHHGVFHPQKKDKIRVVFDAAAMQDGVSLNNQLHQGPDLTNSLLGVLLRFRQYPIALVADIEGMFNQVKVPPEDSDALKFLWWETNDLESPSEFQMTSHIFGAKDSPSCANFCLKRAAEDSKGRFSDEAVNAVTKDFYVDDFVKSVRTVNEASSLANEVTCLLSEAGFRLMKWMSNSREVLSEIPDRERARPTLDLDLENLPVERTLGVQWDVEKDAFLFKVHVPHQPSTKRGILSAVSSLYEFGFVCPVILEAKKILQKLWKLNLGWDDEIPEDLQNQWNKWKYELSALSQVEVPRCHLVLGTVRDISLHLFSDASEDGYGMCAYLRFVYASGTVRCSFLVGRSRSSPVRPISIPRLELQAATLSVKIYRVLLDELTYEISNITFWSDSQTTLQYIKNETKRFQTYVANRVTEIREVTSPDQWRHCPGRVNPADDASRGLNPQKLSSQHRWWRGPDFLWETEDCWPSAKYEEVPDSDPEVRASTNVHPVSVRTHHGDNSTDDCNKTSSTLEHGHGGLKKLMESCGSWPVLQRRVAWIVRFCQWIANGRVASSTRPLTLQELSQSTQAIVRIVQNECFPQDVKEVSQNKEVKISSRLGSLRPVLEDGVLRVGGRLQKAVVLSWDEKHPMILSKHHHVSQLIVRHYHEFAAHRRREQTLCELQRMFWIIGGRSLVKKIIRSCIKCRRMIC, from the coding sequence ATGAGACAATTCCTGAGACTTGATGACATTGACATGAACAGGAGCTCCAAGAAAGCTATGTCAGTTGAAGACCAAGAGGCACTGAAAAGGATGGAAAACTCAGTGCAGATTGTGGACGGTCATTATGAAATTGGCATGTTGTGGAAAAGTGTTACCCCTTGGCTGCCAAACAACAAGCAAATGGCAGAAGCAAGATTGCAGGCCATAAAGAGAAAGCTACAACGTGACGAGACGTTCCATAGAAAGTACAGAGAGTTTATGGAGAAACTCATTGAAAGAGGTTACGCCAGAAAGTTGACTGAAGATGAGGCAGCAAGACGAAGCAGAAGAACGTGGTATTTACCACACCATGGAGTGTTTCATCCCCAAAAGAAGGACAAAATTCGTGTCGTGTTTGATGCAGCTGCTATGCAGGACGGTGTGTCACTCAACAACCAATTGCACCAAGGTCCTGACTTAACCAACAGCTTGCTTGGTGTTCTGCTGCGGTTTAGACAATATCCCATAGCACTTGTAGCTGACATAGAGGGCATGTTTAACCAAGTGAAGGTGCCCCCAGAAGATTCTGATGCATTGAAGTTTCTTTGGTGGGAAACTAATGACCTTGAAAGTCCCTCAGAATTTCAGATGACAAGTCACATCTTCGGCGCCAAGGACTCACCCAGCTGTGCAAACTTTTGCCTGAAGCGAGCTGCAGAGGATAGTAAAGGAAGATTCAGCGATGAGGCTGTGAATGCCGTCACCAAGGACTTTTACGTTGATGACTTTGTCAAGTCTGTTAGGACAGTAAATGAAGCAAGTTCATTAGCAAATGAAGTAACATGTTTACTCAGTGAAGCCGGCTTTAGACTGATGAAATGGATGAGCAACAGCCGAGAGGTGCTGTCTGAGATACCTGATAGAGAGCGGGCGAGACCGACGCTGGATTTGGATCTCGAGAACCTTCCAGTAGAGAGGACGTTAGGAGTCCAGTGGGATGTGGAGAAAGATGCCTTCCTGTTTAAGGTTCATGTCCCGCATCAGCCATCTACAAAGCGTGGAATTTTGTCAGCAGTAAGTTCGCTGTATGAATTTGGATTTGTTTGCCCAGTCATCCTAGAAGCTAAGAAGATTTTGCAGAAGTTGTGGAAACTGAATCTCGGATGGGACGATGAAATACCTGAAGATTTGCAGAACCAGTGGAATAAGTGGAAGTACGAATTGTCTGCATTATCGCAAGTTGAAGTACCGAGATGCCACCTAGTCCTTGGCACAGTACGTGATATATCTCTTCACCTATTCTCAGATGCCTCTGAAGATGGCTATGGCATGTGCGCCTATCTTAGATTTGTTTACGCCAGCGGAACTGTAAGATGTTCGTTTTTGGTTGGGAGGTCAAGGAGTTCACCAGTGAGGCCGATTTCCATTCCCAGGCTTGAGTTGCAAGCAGCCACATTATCTGTGAAGATATACCGAGTGCTTCTGGATGAGCTGACGTATGAGATAAGCAATATTACATTTTGGTCCGATTCTCAGACGACATTACAATATATCAAGAATGAGACCAAGCGATTTCAGACGTACGTTGCCAATCGTGTAACGGAAATACGTGAAGTTACTTCGCCAGACCAATGGAGGCATTGCCCTGGAAGGGTTAATCCTGCTGATGATGCTTCACGGGGCTTAAACCCTCAGAAACTCTCCAGTCAACATCGATGGTGGCGAGGACCTGATTTCCTTTGGGAAACAGAAGATTGCTGGCCGAGTGCAAAATATGAAGAGGTCCCAGACAGCGACCCGGAAGTGCGGGCCTCCACAAATGTTCACCCTGTCAGTGTAAGAACGCATCATGGAGACAACAGCACTGATGACTGTAACAAAACCAGCAGTACACTAGAACATGGACATGGTGGCCTGAAGAAGCTAATGGAGAGCTGTGGCTCATGGCCAGTCCTACAACGCCGTGTCGCATGGATAGTACGATTTTGTCAGTGGATCGCAAATGGGAGGGTTGCCAGTTCCACTCGACCATTGACTTTACAAGAACTGAGTCAGTCAACTCAAGCCATTGTTCGCATTGTTCAGAATGAATGCTTTCCTCAAGATGTCAAAGAAGTGAGTCAGAATAAGGAAGTGAAGATTTCTAGCAGGCTAGGAAGCCTAAGACCAGTATTAGAAGACGGAGTCTTACGGGTAGGAGGACGATTGCAGAAAGCTGTAGTACTCTCATGGGATGAGAAACACCCTATGATACTATCCAAGCACCATCACGTGAGTCAGTTAATCGTTAGGCACTACCATGAGTTTGCTGCCCATAGAAGAAGAGAACAAACATTGTGTGAGCTGCAAAGAATGTTCTGGATCATTGGTGGAAGAAGCTTAGTGAAGAAGATTATTAGGAGCTGCATTAAGTGCCGAAGAATGATATGCTAA
- the LOC141894193 gene encoding uncharacterized protein LOC141894193, giving the protein MEQFMGSLPGARLEAYHPPFTFTGVDLFGPLTVKWGRGTAKRWGCLFTCLTTRAVHLEATPSLETDDFIMVLRQFINRRGPPKEIWSDRGTNFVGADRELKEAIAHWNEETIERQLQQKGIRWVFQPPAAPHMSGVWERLVQITKKHLKSVAGDGLLSDVELRTLLAEVESIVNNRPITAVSDDPDDCSALTPNHFLLQRATQLPPGVFVNEDLFSRKRWRKVQFLADHFWKRWIREYVPTLQRRPKWVKSRRNAQIGDLVLLAEDKVVRNRWPMGRVVEVFTGEDGGVRSARVKTAGGVFHRPVSKICLLEEVSDDK; this is encoded by the coding sequence ATGGAGCAGTTTATGGGGTCGCTACCCGGAGCAAGGCTGGAGGCGTACCACCCTCCATTTACCTTTACTGGTGTTGACCTATTTGGGCCACTAACGGTTAAGTGGGGCCGTGGAACCGCGAAAAGATGGGGTTGTCTGTTTACTTGCCTTACAACTCGTGCTGTCCACCTCGAAGCGACACCATCTCTTGAGACAGATGACTTCATCATGGTTCTTCGCCAATTCATAAATAGAAGAGGACCGCCTAAGGAAATTTGGTCCGACAGAGGTACTAATTTTGTAGGCGCAGACAGGGAGTTGAAAGAGGCCATTGCACATTGGAATGAAGAAACGATTGAACGGCAGTTGCAGCAGAAGGGCATCAGGTGGGTGTTTCAACCACCTGCTGCCCCCCACATGTCCGGAGTATGGGAGCGTCTGGTACAGATTACGAAGAAACATCTTAAGAGTGTAGCTGGAGATGGACTTCTCAGTGATGTCGAGTTGAGGACACTGTTAGCTGAAGTGGAGTCCATAGTTAATAACCGTCCTATCACTGCTGTTTCAGATGATCCTGATGACTGCTCAGCGCTTACGCCCAACCATTTCCTTTTGCAAAGAGCTACTCAACTTCCACCCGGTGTATTTGTGAATGAAGATTTGTTCTCCAGAAAGCGGTGGAGAAAGGTGCAATTTCTCGCCGATCACTTCTGGAAGAGATGGATACGGGAATACGTGCCAACTCTTCAAAGAAGACCGAAATGGGTCAAGTCAAGACGAAATGCGCAGATTGGTGATCTAGTGCTTCTAGCAGAAGATAAGGTAGTCCGCAATAGATGGCCTATGGGCCGAGTGGTAGAAGTGTTCACTGGAGAAGATGGAGGTGTACGGTCTGCCCGAGTCAAGACAGCAGGGGGCGTTTTCCACCGCCCTGTTAGCAAGATATGCCTACTGGAGGAAGTTAGCGATGACAAATGA